The following are from one region of the Edwardsiella tarda ATCC 15947 = NBRC 105688 genome:
- the cpoB gene encoding cell division protein CpoB, whose protein sequence is MSSNFRRHVMALSLLVGVAAPWAATAQAPISSVGSGSVEDRVTSLERITNAQGQLLTQLQQQLSDNQRDIDTLRGQIQENQYQLNQIVERQKQIYQQIDSLSSGNAAQGNTPAASAQPADSTAPAASAPAAAPQAAAASGDANTDYNRAVDLVLVKKQNDQAISAFQTFIKQYPDSTYQPNANYWLGQLYYSKGKKDDAAYYYAVVVKNYPKSPKAPESMYKVGVIMQEKGQSDKAHAVFQQVLKQYPNSEAAKLAQKRLG, encoded by the coding sequence ATGAGCAGTAACTTCAGACGTCATGTGATGGCGCTGTCGTTGCTGGTTGGCGTAGCGGCCCCTTGGGCCGCTACTGCCCAAGCGCCAATCAGTAGCGTCGGCTCAGGCTCGGTCGAAGATCGAGTCACCTCTCTCGAGCGTATTACCAACGCTCAGGGTCAGTTATTGACCCAACTTCAACAACAGCTTTCCGATAACCAGCGTGATATTGACACTCTGCGTGGGCAGATCCAGGAAAACCAATATCAACTGAATCAGATTGTGGAACGCCAGAAACAGATCTACCAGCAGATAGATAGCTTGAGTAGCGGCAATGCGGCGCAGGGCAATACGCCAGCGGCCAGCGCGCAACCGGCCGATAGTACGGCACCGGCGGCGAGTGCACCGGCGGCGGCGCCACAGGCGGCAGCGGCCAGCGGTGATGCCAATACGGACTATAACCGTGCCGTCGATCTGGTATTGGTGAAGAAGCAGAACGATCAGGCGATTTCGGCTTTCCAGACCTTTATCAAACAGTACCCCGACTCGACTTATCAGCCCAATGCCAACTACTGGCTGGGGCAGCTGTACTACAGTAAAGGGAAGAAGGATGATGCGGCTTATTATTACGCCGTGGTCGTGAAAAACTACCCTAAGTCGCCTAAGGCGCCCGAGTCGATGTATAAGGTCGGCGTGATCATGCAGGAGAAGGGGCAGAGCGATAAAGCGCATGCCGTATTCCAGCAAGTGCTCAAGCAATATCCGAATAGTGAAGCGGCCAAGTTGGCGCAGAAGCGTTTGGGATAA